One window of the Triticum dicoccoides isolate Atlit2015 ecotype Zavitan chromosome 3B, WEW_v2.0, whole genome shotgun sequence genome contains the following:
- the LOC119277121 gene encoding lipoyl synthase 1, chloroplastic, producing MHSSLARQAGPPIRPSCANQSRRRDRSGSVRCRAEAAPPVSVARTGPFTGRDPEVKKPAWLRQRAAHGEKYARMRESLGELKLNTVCVEAQCPNIGECWNGGGGAGGEGDGIATATIMVLGDTCTRGCRFCAVKTSNKPPPPDPMEPLNTALAVASWGVDYVVLTSVDRDDLPDGGSGHFAQTVRALKELKPGILVECLTSDFRGDLEAVSSLADSNLDVFAHNIETVRSLQRIVRDPRAGYEQSLAVLKHAKICKEGMITKSSIMLGLGETDEEVKQAMIDLRAVGVDILTLGQYLQPTEKHLTVREYVTPEKFQFWKEYGESLGFCYVASGPLVRSSYRAGELFVENLVRNKKTKPASAS from the exons ATGCACAGCTCGCTCGCGAGGCAGGCGGGCCCGCCGATCCGGCCTAGCTGCGCGAACCAGAGCCGCCGCCGCGATCGATCCGGGTCGGTCCGGTGCCGCGCCGAGGCCGCGCCGCCGGTGTCCGTCGCTAGGACGGGGCCGTTCACCGGGAGGGACCCGGAGGTGAAGAAGCCGGCGTGGCTGAGGCAGAGGGCGGCGCACGGGGAGAAGTACGCGCGGATGCGGGAGTCGCTCGGCGAGCTCAAGCTCAACACCGTCTGCGTCGAGGCCCAGTGCCCCAACATCGGCGAG TGTTGGAACggagggggaggggccggcggGGAAGGCGACGGCATTGCCACGGCGACCATCATGGTGCTCGGCGATACATGCACGCGTGGTTGTCGATTCTGCGCCGTGAAGACCAGCAACAAGCCTCCGCCGCCGGATCCCATGGAACCTCTGAACACGGCCTTGGCCGTTGCAAGTTGGGG AGTAGACTATGTTGTGCTGACAAGTGTTGATAGAGATGACTTACCTGATGGGGGGAGTGGCCATTTTGCTCAGACAGTGAGAGCTTTGAAG GAGCTCAAACCGGGGATATTGGTCGAATGCTTAACTTCGGACTTTCGAGGTGATCTGGAGGCTGTTTCCTCTTTGGCCGATTCTAATCTAGATGTCTTTGCGCACAACATTGAAACTGTGAGGAGTCTGCAGAGAATCGTGAGGGATCCTCGAGCAGG ATATGAGCAGAGCTTAGCTGTTCTAAAGCATGCAAAAATTTGCAAAGAGGGGATGATAACCAAGTCTTctatcatgcttggtcttggggaaACTGACGAGGAAGTGAAACAAGCCATGATTGACTTAAGGGCAGTTGGTGTCGATATTCTCACATTGGGCCAATATTTACAG CCAACAGAAAAACATTTGACAGTAAGAGAGTATGTGACGCCTGAGAAGTTCCAGTTTTGGAAGGAGTATGGAGAATCGTTGGGTTTTTGTTATGTTGCTAGTGGACCTCTG GTCCGGTCTTCGTACCGTGCAGGAGAGCTCTTTGTCGAGAATTTGGTCAGAAATAAGAAGACTAAGCCTGCATCTGCCTCTTAA